The Diadema setosum chromosome 4, eeDiaSeto1, whole genome shotgun sequence genome window below encodes:
- the LOC140227891 gene encoding neuronal acetylcholine receptor subunit alpha-3-like: protein MYTQATRIHNRLPAIEDCTLAVSQAAKQFGEVACLASDDEERLREYLFPSHYSPFVLPNQNASDVLQIQFGLAISQILDVDEKNQVLTSKVWMKQIWHDYNFVWNPQDYGGISNIKVPCIKVWLPDIVIYNNANGTFDMRSHAWASIYHNGTVQWFPPVYYQSSCKIDVQYFPFDEQKCVMKFGSWSYDFQKIDLKPVSENAEKKDYWENGEWTIVNSPAERHVMKYPCCNETYVDVTYTFVLRRKPLFYFAYLLLPCGIISFNTVLVFYLPPDITGKMSLCTSVLLSMVWFLLLVTQCIPSNANNFPLIVKYLLFTMTVVASSIVLTVFILNIRHRSPYTHTMPPWVRTVFLDVLPRFVGLQRPDQRKRRDIHNVNMAARDSMATSNHVDAMLNETSSHSSEADINDIQVEKNTIQRGRNSQNAMPMNPAVEPLLNCLVAQKNLKAERFYTPYNDKNSTVSHYSMQDGDHSHGHSIGHAHSLGHAHGLAESNIRSGTPSNNRLPPQMEPPLEYMIAQNTVEDIMYLTSRSINNEYATKAKEEWKIVAMVIDRIFLIVYLCSVFTGTLSIFLEAPLAREFFMDVIFRNGTKFKEDSAEMNIIM, encoded by the exons ATGTACACGCAGGCGACGCGCATACATAATCGCCTTCCCGCCATCGAAGATTGCACGCTGGCTGTCTCTCAAGCAGCCAAGCAGTTCGGCGAAGTGG CATGCCTTGCGTCCGACGATGAAGAGCGCCTCCGTGAGTACCTGTTCCCGTCACATTATAGCCCATTCGTTCTTCCAAACCAGAATGCATCGGACGTTCTCCAAATCCAGTTCGGTCTGGCTATCTCACAGATTCTTGATGTG gacgaGAAAAATCAAGTTTTAACTTCGAAAGTATGGATGAAACAG ATTTGGCACGACTATAATTTTGTGTGGAATCCACAAGACTATGGTGGGATCAGCAACATCAAAGTGCCATGCATTAAAGTATGGCTCCCAGACATTGTCATCTACAACAA TGCCAATGGAACTTTTGACATGCGGTCCCACGCCTGGGCGAGTATCTACCACAACGGCACCGTGCAGTGGTTCCCTCCAGTTTATTACCAGAGCTCTTGTAAGATTGATGTCCAGTACTTTCCCTTTGACGAGCAGAAGTGCGTCATGAAGTTCGGGTCCTGGTCCTACGACTTTCAGAAGATAGACCTAAAGCCGGTGAGCGAGAACGCTGAGAAGAAGGACTACTGGGAGAACGGTGAATGGACAATTGTAAACTCGCCAGCGGAGCGCCACGTAATGAAGTACCCATGTTGCAATGAGACCTACGTTGACGTGACGTACACCTTTGTTCTCCGGAGGAAGCCCCTGTTCTATTTCGCCTATCTGCTCCTTCCTTGCGGAATCATATCCTTCAATACGGTGCTTGTGTTCTACCTCCCACCTGATATTACTGGTAAAATGTCGCTGTGCACATCGGTCCTTCTATCCATGGTATGGTTCCTGCTACTGGTCACGCAGTGCATACCCTCTAACGCAAACAATTTCCCCCTGATTGTTAAGTATCTTCTTTTCACCATGACGGTGGTGGCGTCCTCTATTGTTTTGACGGTGTTTATCCTGAACATTCGACACCGATCTCCGTACACCCACACCATGCCTCCTTGGGTCAGAACGGTGTTCCTCGACGTGCTGCCACGATTCGTCGGGCTGCAGCGGCCGGACCAGCGGAAGAGGAGGGACATTCACAACGTCAACATGGCAGCGCGAGATTCCATGGCAACGAGCAATCACGTGGATGCGATGCTAAACGAAACTTCATCACATTCCTCCGAAGCAGACATCAATGATATTCAGG TGGAGAAAAACACCATTCAAAGGGGTAGAAACTCCCAGAACGCGATGCCGATGAACCCAGCTGTTGAGCCGCTGCTGAATTGCCTCGTGGCGCAGAAGAACCTCAAGGCAGAACGCTTCTACACGCCctacaatgataaaaatagcaCTGTGTCTCACTACAGCATGCAGGATGGTGATCACTCCCACGGTCACAGCATCGGCCACGCCCACAGCCTTGGCCACGCCCACGGTCTCGCTGAAAGTAACATCCGTTCCGGCACGCCCAGCAACAATCGGTTACCGCCACAGATGGAACCACCCCTGGAATACATGATAGCGCAGAACACGGTGGAAGATATCATGTACCTCACCTCTCGCAGTATTAACAACGAATATGCAACCAAG GCAAAGGAAGAATGGAAGATTGTCGCCATGGTGATAGACAGAATATTCCTCATCGTCTACCTGTGCTCCGTGTTCACTGGGACGTTGTCAATTTTCCTGGAGGCGCCGCTGGCGCGGGAATTCTTCATGGACGTGATTTTCAGGAACGGAACGAAGTTTAAGGAGGATAGTGCAGAGATGAACATCATCATGTAG